One Sparus aurata chromosome 5, fSpaAur1.1, whole genome shotgun sequence genomic window carries:
- the LOC115582202 gene encoding phospholipase A2-like, whose protein sequence is MNLSGPLLLLLLSAACKLSDQQESSAFWQFGNMIWCVQPGVIPFKYNNYGCYCGLGGAGTPVDEVDQCCKVHDDCYTAKMKNHQCRGFSRLLFFVYYQYSCAGGQPTCSATNDYCQAAACECDRAAALCFTQAKYNPEHKNLDERFCKK, encoded by the exons CAGCCTGTAAGCTCAGTGATCAGCAGGAATCAAGTGCATTCTGGCAGTTTGGGAACATGATCTGGTGTGTTCAGCCTGGTGTTATCCCTTTCAAGTACAACAACTACGGCTGCTACTGCGGCCTCGGTGGGGCAGGGACTCCTGTGGATGAAGTGGACCA gtgctGCAAAGTTCATGATGACTGCTACACAGCAAAAATGAAGAATCATCAATGCAGGGGTTTCTCTCGcctgttattttttgtttattatcagTACAGCTGTGCAGGAGGCCAGCCGACCTGCTCAG CAACCAACGACTACTGCCAGGCTGCTGCATGTGAGTGCGATCgggcagcagctctctgcttcactcAGGCCAAATACAACCCTGAACACAAGAACCTGGATGAGAGATTCTGTAAAAAATGA